In the genome of Microbacterium endophyticum, one region contains:
- a CDS encoding ABC transporter substrate-binding protein: MRHSTKRILTFASAATVAALTLTACSGITSDTSSDSASGDFEPITDISLQLQWLPQAQFAGYYVAQEMGYFEDEGFDNVEIIPSGGDIVPQDALAAGDVDFAIAWVPKVLGTIESSGVELTDIAQVYQLSGTTQVSWADSGITSVADFEDKRIGSWGFGNEWEIFAAMAADDLDASSVSVTTQDFSMNALLDGDVDAAQAMTYNELAMVLETVNPDTGELYTMDDLDVISYEDTEGAMLQDAIWADTERLADDPAYADASVRFLKAIIKGWVYARDNPEDAASLVWDVASNAELAYPVGPTHQLWQMNEVNKLIWDGGTFGEIDPDAWDKTIAGALAAVNQDDQHLITTDPPESVYSSEYLDEAIAALQDEGVTVDGSYTPIDVTLTEGGK; this comes from the coding sequence ATGCGACACAGCACAAAACGCATCCTGACATTCGCATCGGCAGCCACCGTGGCAGCGCTCACGTTGACTGCCTGCTCGGGCATCACCTCTGACACGTCAAGCGACTCGGCATCGGGAGACTTCGAACCGATAACCGATATCAGCCTGCAACTGCAGTGGTTGCCGCAGGCGCAGTTCGCCGGATACTACGTGGCACAAGAGATGGGCTACTTCGAAGACGAGGGCTTCGACAACGTCGAAATCATTCCCTCGGGTGGCGACATCGTGCCGCAGGATGCTCTCGCCGCCGGCGACGTCGACTTCGCTATTGCGTGGGTACCGAAGGTGCTCGGCACAATCGAATCGAGCGGTGTGGAACTCACCGATATCGCGCAGGTTTATCAACTCTCTGGCACGACCCAGGTTTCGTGGGCAGATTCCGGCATCACGTCGGTAGCCGACTTCGAAGACAAACGAATCGGCTCGTGGGGCTTCGGTAACGAGTGGGAGATTTTCGCCGCGATGGCCGCGGACGACCTCGACGCCTCTTCGGTGTCGGTCACGACTCAGGACTTCTCGATGAACGCCCTACTTGATGGCGACGTCGATGCGGCACAGGCGATGACGTACAACGAACTGGCCATGGTGCTCGAAACGGTCAACCCCGACACCGGTGAGCTCTACACGATGGACGACCTCGATGTGATCTCGTACGAAGACACCGAGGGTGCAATGCTGCAGGATGCGATCTGGGCTGACACCGAGCGTCTCGCTGACGACCCCGCGTACGCCGATGCTTCAGTGCGCTTTTTGAAGGCCATCATCAAGGGCTGGGTATACGCACGTGACAACCCAGAGGATGCCGCTTCTCTCGTATGGGACGTTGCATCAAACGCTGAGCTTGCCTACCCCGTCGGCCCCACGCACCAGCTGTGGCAGATGAATGAGGTCAACAAGCTCATCTGGGACGGCGGCACGTTCGGCGAGATCGACCCGGACGCCTGGGACAAGACGATTGCGGGAGCACTTGCCGCTGTCAACCAAGATGACCAGCACCTCATCACGACAGACCCGCCGGAGTCGGTGTACTCCAGCGAGTACCTCGATGAAGCAATCGCTGCGTTGCAGGATGAAGGCGTCACGGTCGACGGTAGCTACACGCCGATCGACGTCACCCTCACCGAGGGCGGAAAATAA
- a CDS encoding aspartate aminotransferase family protein: protein MTFDNSLDARTLALDSAHVFHSWSAQGALSPLVIAGGLGSRVWDHAGTTYLDFSSQLVNVNIGHQHPAVVAAITEQAGLLSTIGPATANLTRGEAARRIVEHAPDGFEKVFFTNGGADANENAIRLARLHTGRDKIVSTYRSYHGNTGAAIVSTGDWRRIPNEYARGHVHVFGPYFYRSEFWATTPEQESERALHHLERVIQAEGPGSIAGVLLETIPGTAGVLVPPPGYLAGVRAICDTYGIVLILDEVMAGFGRTGRWFAFDGYDVTPDLITFAKGVNSGYVPVGGVIISDAIAKQFDDQVFPGGLTYSGHPLAAASIVGALDAMAAEGVVDNAARIGRDLLAPALTELAEKHAVIGDVRGEGVFWALELVADAETREPLPAAQMAALKKTMLQAGLLPFVQDNRIHVVPPCVVTDDEVAEAIDIYDRALSSLD from the coding sequence ATGACCTTCGACAACTCTCTCGACGCTCGCACTCTCGCGCTCGACAGCGCACACGTCTTTCATTCGTGGTCGGCACAAGGGGCGCTCTCGCCGCTCGTCATCGCGGGCGGGCTGGGTTCCCGGGTGTGGGACCACGCCGGCACCACCTATCTGGATTTTTCGAGCCAGCTGGTGAACGTCAATATTGGGCATCAGCACCCCGCTGTCGTTGCCGCAATCACCGAGCAAGCAGGCCTCCTCAGCACGATCGGGCCGGCAACGGCCAACCTCACGCGCGGCGAAGCGGCGCGACGGATCGTGGAGCACGCGCCTGACGGTTTCGAGAAGGTCTTCTTCACCAACGGCGGGGCTGACGCCAACGAAAACGCGATCCGGCTCGCACGCCTGCACACGGGTCGCGACAAAATCGTGTCGACGTATCGCTCGTACCACGGCAACACCGGAGCGGCCATCGTCTCAACGGGCGACTGGCGGCGCATTCCGAACGAATACGCTCGCGGGCACGTTCACGTGTTCGGTCCCTACTTTTACCGCAGTGAGTTTTGGGCGACGACGCCCGAGCAAGAATCAGAGCGTGCCCTGCATCACCTGGAGCGCGTTATTCAAGCCGAGGGCCCGGGGTCAATTGCGGGAGTGCTGCTCGAGACGATTCCTGGCACCGCCGGAGTGCTCGTACCTCCCCCCGGATATCTGGCCGGGGTCCGCGCGATCTGCGACACATACGGGATCGTGCTCATCCTCGATGAGGTCATGGCGGGCTTCGGCCGCACGGGGCGCTGGTTTGCATTCGATGGATATGACGTCACGCCTGATCTCATCACTTTCGCCAAGGGCGTGAACTCCGGCTACGTACCCGTCGGTGGCGTGATCATCTCGGACGCGATCGCAAAGCAGTTCGACGATCAGGTGTTCCCCGGCGGGCTCACCTATTCGGGGCATCCGCTCGCTGCGGCATCCATCGTCGGAGCTCTCGACGCGATGGCCGCGGAGGGCGTCGTCGACAACGCGGCGCGAATCGGGCGCGACTTGTTGGCGCCCGCGCTCACCGAGCTCGCCGAAAAGCACGCGGTGATCGGCGACGTGCGCGGCGAGGGCGTCTTCTGGGCTCTCGAGCTCGTGGCCGACGCAGAAACTCGCGAACCGCTACCTGCCGCACAGATGGCAGCGCTCAAAAAGACGATGCTGCAGGCGGGGCTCTTGCCGTTCGTGCAAGACAACCGCATTCATGTTGTGCCGCCCTGCGTCGTCACCGACGACGAGGTCGCCGAAGCCATCGACATCTACGACCGGGCGCTCAGCTCGCTCGACTAG
- a CDS encoding MBL fold metallo-hydrolase has product MSFPEPRSWREGDRLAVNGAPQRIVPFVVGFEVIAEAISVAGGSRFRHLLEPVTAVAVVFDEGWVLIDGGFDPARIRDRERRIASFDYENYTAVVPAGDPLVDQVAAAGLEWSALAAALLTHAHFDHTGAARMLAPHQPLIMQRREWQHVVTTTDPRMDFLFVDDVVRPGLDVIVLDGDVELAPGLAALDTAGHTPGHQSFAVTLPDRTVVLAGDAADLRINIDSILPTGATVGADGDALAVRAIERLAALDAHHATEVWPAHDPDWEPWQRALDAAVAQAKESSDS; this is encoded by the coding sequence ATGAGCTTTCCCGAGCCGCGCAGTTGGCGCGAGGGCGACAGGCTTGCTGTGAATGGCGCACCGCAGCGCATCGTGCCGTTCGTTGTCGGGTTCGAGGTGATTGCCGAGGCCATCTCGGTGGCCGGCGGCAGCCGATTCCGCCACCTTCTCGAGCCCGTCACCGCGGTCGCCGTCGTCTTCGACGAGGGCTGGGTATTGATCGACGGCGGTTTTGACCCAGCGCGCATTCGCGACCGTGAGCGTCGCATCGCAAGCTTCGACTACGAAAACTACACAGCGGTTGTGCCAGCCGGTGACCCGTTGGTTGACCAGGTCGCCGCTGCCGGGCTCGAATGGTCAGCGCTCGCCGCGGCACTGCTCACCCACGCGCACTTCGACCACACGGGTGCCGCCCGAATGCTGGCACCGCACCAACCGCTCATCATGCAGCGGCGGGAGTGGCAACACGTTGTCACGACGACCGACCCCCGCATGGACTTCTTGTTCGTCGACGACGTCGTGCGGCCAGGCCTCGACGTCATCGTGCTCGACGGTGACGTCGAGCTCGCACCTGGGCTCGCTGCTCTCGATACCGCCGGGCACACGCCCGGCCATCAGTCGTTTGCTGTGACGCTGCCAGATCGCACTGTCGTGCTGGCAGGAGACGCCGCCGATCTCCGCATCAACATCGACAGCATTCTGCCTACCGGGGCGACAGTCGGCGCGGATGGCGACGCTCTTGCCGTCCGCGCGATCGAGCGGCTCGCAGCGCTCGATGCTCATCACGCCACCGAAGTGTGGCCAGCGCACGACCCTGACTGGGAGCCGTGGCAGCGAGCGCTCGACGCAGCCGTCGCGCAAGCGAAAGAGAGCTCAGACAGCTGA
- a CDS encoding Lrp/AsnC family transcriptional regulator, with product MIVREIAADAHATLALISERVGLSVSAVQARVRRLETRGVIAGYRAVLNPEALGKPLSAFVEITPLDPAQPDDAPELLEHLVAIEACHSIAGNASYMLFVRVATPRDLEALIREIRITASVNTRTTVVLQTFYENRPIAAV from the coding sequence ATGATCGTGCGCGAGATCGCAGCAGACGCACACGCCACCCTCGCGCTCATCTCGGAACGCGTGGGGCTCTCGGTGTCGGCGGTGCAAGCGCGCGTCCGCCGTCTCGAAACCCGTGGCGTGATCGCCGGATATCGCGCGGTCCTCAACCCCGAAGCCCTCGGAAAGCCGCTCTCGGCGTTCGTGGAGATCACCCCGCTCGACCCGGCTCAGCCCGACGATGCCCCCGAGCTTCTCGAACACCTCGTCGCGATTGAGGCGTGCCACTCGATCGCGGGGAATGCCAGCTACATGCTGTTCGTCCGCGTTGCGACTCCTCGCGACCTTGAAGCCCTCATCCGCGAAATCAGGATTACGGCATCCGTCAATACCCGCACCACTGTCGTGCTGCAGACGTTCTACGAAAACCGCCCGATCGCGGCTGTCTAG
- a CDS encoding allophanate hydrolase, whose product MISQSTVISTSTVISTSTVISTSTVFFASTVSALTRVADAYERMRAVDRPEVWITVRDEAEVRAEAEALDARVAAGEHLPLYGVVAAVKDNIDVAGVPTTAGSRAYSYNPVEDAPAVARLRKAGVIVIGKTNLDQFATGLVGTRSPFGAVRGAWDPTRISGGSSSGSAVATALGIVDIALGTDTAGSGRVPAALCGIVGVKPTVGLVPTTGVVPACRTLDCVTVFARELRLARQAAEVMGGPDGVDPLGRIDQPAAPLDAAPVVAIPTPEHLEGLAEGWADAFARVVASLAASGVQIVEVDIAPLLEAASLLYGGAFVAERTAAVGDFIDTHRDLIGTDIDSTVAQIVLGGAEAKASEYFRDRERLERLGLEGLRRLEGTVALLTPTTTWHPTLDEVAADPIGANSKMGKYTNFANLLDRSALAVPAGVVGGLPFGVMLTGAPFADRTLAQLAERIIAPDVDLLVVGAHLRGQPLNHQLIAAGGSFMAEVKTAPDYRLYALATTPPKPGLARVAEGGAAIAGEVWRLPAAGFGRFVASLPAPMGIGSTVLDDGHTVSGFMCETVALQGAEDITAHGGWRAYRQSLAS is encoded by the coding sequence GTGATTTCTCAGAGCACAGTGATTTCTACAAGCACGGTGATTTCTACAAGCACGGTGATTTCTACAAGCACGGTGTTTTTTGCAAGCACAGTGAGCGCGCTTACTCGCGTCGCAGACGCGTACGAACGGATGCGGGCGGTCGATCGCCCCGAAGTGTGGATCACCGTGCGTGACGAAGCCGAGGTGCGTGCTGAAGCCGAAGCGCTCGATGCGCGCGTTGCTGCAGGAGAGCACCTCCCGCTTTATGGGGTCGTCGCCGCGGTGAAAGACAACATCGATGTCGCGGGTGTACCAACGACCGCTGGATCCCGCGCCTACTCGTACAACCCCGTGGAAGATGCCCCGGCCGTTGCGCGGCTGCGAAAAGCGGGCGTCATCGTCATCGGCAAAACCAACCTCGACCAGTTCGCAACGGGCCTCGTCGGCACGCGGAGCCCCTTCGGCGCCGTTCGCGGCGCGTGGGACCCCACGCGAATTTCGGGTGGCTCAAGCTCTGGATCGGCCGTGGCAACGGCCCTCGGCATCGTCGATATCGCCCTCGGCACCGACACCGCGGGCTCCGGGCGCGTGCCAGCCGCTCTCTGCGGCATCGTCGGAGTGAAGCCGACAGTGGGTCTCGTTCCCACCACGGGAGTCGTGCCGGCATGCCGCACGTTGGATTGCGTGACTGTGTTCGCTCGCGAGCTGCGCCTTGCCCGGCAGGCCGCCGAAGTCATGGGCGGCCCCGACGGTGTCGACCCGCTCGGACGCATCGACCAGCCTGCTGCTCCGCTCGATGCCGCTCCCGTGGTTGCGATCCCCACGCCCGAGCACCTCGAAGGTCTCGCCGAAGGATGGGCGGATGCCTTCGCTCGCGTTGTCGCATCGCTCGCAGCGAGCGGGGTACAGATCGTCGAGGTCGACATTGCGCCGCTCCTTGAAGCTGCGTCCCTGCTCTACGGTGGCGCATTCGTCGCGGAGCGAACGGCGGCTGTCGGCGACTTCATCGACACGCACCGCGACCTCATCGGCACCGACATCGACTCAACTGTCGCCCAGATCGTTCTCGGCGGCGCCGAGGCGAAGGCATCCGAGTATTTCCGTGATCGTGAGCGCCTCGAACGCCTGGGCCTTGAGGGCCTCCGGCGGTTGGAAGGCACAGTTGCACTGCTGACTCCTACGACCACGTGGCATCCGACGCTCGACGAGGTCGCGGCCGATCCGATCGGTGCCAACAGCAAGATGGGCAAGTATACGAACTTCGCCAATCTGCTGGATCGGAGCGCGCTCGCGGTGCCCGCTGGAGTCGTCGGCGGTCTGCCGTTCGGCGTGATGCTCACGGGAGCCCCGTTCGCTGACCGCACCCTCGCACAGTTGGCCGAGCGCATCATCGCGCCCGACGTCGATCTGCTCGTCGTCGGCGCGCACCTTCGGGGTCAGCCGCTCAACCACCAGCTGATCGCTGCCGGCGGCAGCTTCATGGCCGAGGTCAAGACCGCTCCCGACTATCGGCTCTATGCACTCGCGACAACTCCGCCGAAGCCGGGGCTCGCGCGGGTTGCTGAGGGCGGCGCCGCTATCGCCGGTGAAGTATGGCGCCTGCCTGCGGCAGGCTTCGGGCGTTTCGTCGCGTCACTTCCGGCCCCCATGGGGATCGGCTCCACAGTCCTCGATGACGGCCACACCGTGTCGGGCTTCATGTGCGAGACCGTCGCACTGCAGGGCGCCGAGGACATCACCGCTCACGGCGGATGGCGCGCCTACCGACAGTCCCTCGCGTCATGA
- a CDS encoding threonine aldolase family protein: MTTLHDVAVRGFASDNYSGIHPEILTAIADANGGHESAYGADTYTARLQQVFASHFGDAAAAFPVFNGTGANVTALQSMLPRWGAVIAAMSAHINVDEGGAPEKIGGVKILNVPTDNGKLTPELVEREAWGWGDEHRAQPLVVSITQSSELGTVYTPDEIAALASHAHARGMRLHVDGARMSNAAAALDLPLRAFTTDVGVDVVSFGGTKNGAMIGEAIVVLNPAASDGLTYLRKLNMQLSSKMRFISAQLIALLEGDLWLRNAQHSNAMAQRLRHGVEAGIADGSIRGVAFTQPTEANGLFATLPAGVAERLRTGFRFYDWDAARGEVRWMCSFDTSEEDVDAFVAAIARETSV, encoded by the coding sequence ATGACGACTTTGCACGACGTGGCCGTACGCGGCTTTGCGTCCGATAACTACTCCGGTATTCACCCCGAAATTCTCACGGCGATCGCTGATGCCAACGGCGGGCACGAAAGCGCTTACGGCGCTGATACGTACACGGCTCGTCTGCAGCAGGTCTTCGCTTCGCACTTCGGTGACGCAGCTGCGGCTTTCCCGGTTTTCAATGGGACAGGAGCGAACGTCACAGCGCTGCAGTCGATGCTGCCGCGCTGGGGCGCTGTAATCGCGGCCATGTCGGCTCACATCAACGTCGACGAGGGCGGAGCGCCCGAAAAGATCGGCGGCGTGAAGATCCTCAACGTGCCGACCGACAACGGAAAGCTCACGCCCGAGCTCGTCGAACGCGAGGCCTGGGGGTGGGGTGATGAACACCGCGCCCAGCCGCTCGTCGTGTCGATCACGCAGTCGAGCGAGCTTGGAACCGTGTACACGCCGGATGAGATCGCGGCTCTCGCGTCGCACGCTCACGCACGCGGCATGCGCCTGCACGTCGACGGTGCTCGTATGTCGAATGCTGCAGCGGCACTCGACCTGCCGCTTCGCGCCTTCACGACCGACGTCGGCGTCGACGTCGTGAGCTTCGGCGGAACGAAGAATGGCGCCATGATCGGTGAAGCGATCGTGGTGTTGAACCCGGCGGCATCCGATGGTCTGACGTACCTGCGAAAGCTCAATATGCAGCTTTCGTCGAAGATGCGCTTCATCTCAGCCCAGTTGATCGCGCTGCTCGAGGGCGACCTCTGGCTGCGAAACGCGCAGCACTCGAACGCGATGGCGCAGCGACTGCGTCACGGCGTCGAAGCGGGCATCGCCGACGGTTCGATTCGTGGCGTTGCTTTTACGCAGCCGACCGAAGCCAATGGGCTGTTCGCAACTCTCCCCGCGGGAGTTGCCGAGCGTTTGCGTACCGGCTTTCGTTTCTACGATTGGGATGCCGCGCGCGGCGAAGTGCGGTGGATGTGCTCGTTCGATACGTCTGAAGAAGACGTCGACGCTTTTGTTGCGGCGATCGCCCGGGAGACGTCAGTCTGA
- a CDS encoding DUF6421 family protein produces MPLSSVSDTSSSHVDAAHAVEHQQGWITLKSATTALQGLQAPDGSLAAAANIDSARALVEVITTSIIELAPRFPHDAEYLTALVSDFTRWRDAGFGVPDFLDSLVAFRPQDTRVHGARHLVVFPMYTQNGSRNRFVEALIVEAIWPEVIAQLETEYTNSLFVSLRLIDFTPGYDTNSAVLFPETVAMREVPTFTWGAIFQDREAARYRRVVAAATEITKLQLPDAARRMLADQQLTERTFVMWDLIHDRTHMRGDLPFDPFMIKQRMPYFLYALEELRCDLTAFRECVKIATGLSERVAAGAELDAIETELLDQAQLVQYAVVFDRIFRFAITGSRVRNYDGLGGQLLFTWLHKQGVLHWTDTALRIEWDRVADTVIALADAIDRLYWESIDRPKSAHWLAAYDLVAGVLTPHPASVWAKGLPEDVLAGPLSGYTDAVRDDEFPLSMFYEALEKKMRQVIASTAGIRANDIAEAA; encoded by the coding sequence ATGCCACTCAGCTCGGTTTCTGACACCTCTTCTTCACACGTCGACGCGGCGCACGCTGTGGAACACCAGCAGGGGTGGATCACTCTCAAGTCAGCCACGACCGCCCTGCAGGGGCTTCAAGCGCCGGACGGATCACTGGCCGCGGCGGCGAATATAGATTCAGCGCGCGCCCTCGTCGAGGTGATCACCACCTCGATCATCGAACTCGCACCCCGTTTTCCGCATGATGCCGAATATTTGACCGCACTGGTGAGCGACTTCACGCGCTGGCGCGACGCAGGATTCGGCGTGCCCGACTTTCTCGATTCGCTCGTCGCCTTTCGCCCGCAAGACACCCGCGTGCACGGTGCGCGTCACCTCGTGGTCTTCCCGATGTACACGCAGAACGGCTCACGAAACCGCTTCGTTGAGGCCCTCATCGTCGAAGCGATCTGGCCAGAGGTCATCGCGCAGCTTGAGACCGAGTACACCAACTCACTCTTCGTTTCGCTTCGCCTTATCGATTTCACACCCGGCTACGACACGAACTCGGCCGTGCTTTTTCCGGAAACCGTCGCGATGCGCGAAGTGCCGACGTTCACCTGGGGTGCGATCTTCCAGGATCGCGAAGCAGCGCGATACCGACGGGTTGTGGCCGCGGCAACCGAGATCACAAAGCTTCAGCTTCCCGACGCTGCCCGGCGCATGCTCGCCGACCAGCAACTGACCGAGCGCACCTTTGTCATGTGGGATCTCATCCACGACCGCACTCACATGCGCGGCGACCTTCCGTTTGATCCGTTCATGATCAAACAGCGGATGCCGTACTTTCTCTATGCCCTCGAAGAACTGCGCTGTGACCTGACGGCCTTCCGCGAGTGCGTGAAGATCGCGACAGGGCTCAGTGAGCGCGTCGCTGCGGGAGCAGAACTCGATGCCATCGAGACGGAACTGCTCGATCAGGCCCAGCTCGTGCAGTACGCCGTCGTGTTCGACCGCATCTTCCGCTTCGCGATCACCGGGTCGCGGGTGCGAAACTACGACGGGCTCGGCGGGCAGCTCCTTTTCACGTGGCTGCACAAGCAGGGTGTGCTGCACTGGACCGATACCGCGCTTCGCATCGAGTGGGATCGTGTCGCCGACACCGTCATCGCTCTCGCCGACGCGATCGACCGGCTCTATTGGGAATCGATCGACCGGCCAAAGAGCGCCCACTGGCTCGCGGCCTACGATCTCGTTGCTGGCGTACTGACCCCGCACCCCGCATCTGTCTGGGCGAAAGGGCTGCCCGAAGATGTGCTCGCGGGCCCACTTTCGGGATACACGGACGCCGTCCGCGACGACGAGTTTCCACTGTCGATGTTTTACGAGGCCCTCGAAAAGAAGATGCGCCAGGTGATTGCCTCAACCGCGGGTATTCGCGCAAACGACATAGCTGAGGCGGCATAG